The genomic DNA GGTCAAAAACGTGGATGTCGAACATAAGCAAGTAACTTTTGAAGATCATCCTGAAATGACCTATGACTACTTAGTATTAGCATTAGGCTTCCAGTCAGAAACATTTGGGGTGGCTGGTGCCGATGAAAATGCGTTGCCAATGGACGATTTGGCCACTTCACAGGCCGTTTATGAACATCTGGAAGAACGTTTTAAAGCTTATCGAACCACTAAAGACAAAAATGATTTAAAAATTGCGGTATGTGGAGCTGGTTTCACTGGAATTGAATTATTAGGTGAATTGACGCAGACATTACCGAAACTGCAAGCGAAGTATCAAACCCCCGCTGCCAAACTAGTTTGTTTGGAACGGATGCCATCAATTTTACCAATGTTTACACAGGAATTACGCGACTATGCCTTGAAGTTTATGGAAAAAAATAACGTTGAAATGCGGTTGGGAGCCGTTATTGAAGCCATTAAGCCAGGGGCGGTCGTCTACAGTGATGCTGATAAGAATGAGCATGAATTTACAGCCAATACCATTATTTGGACGGTTGGTGTCAGTGGGTCACACGTGATTGCTGATTCAGGCTTTGATCAACGTCGTAACCGAGTCGTGGTTAAACCCGATTTGTCACTAGAAGATCATCCCGAAGTATTTATTGTTGGTGACGTGGCAGCAGTGATGGATCCTGAAAGTAATCGGCCATACCCGACTACGGCGCAAATTGCCTTGGCGGCGGGCGAACAGGCTGCTAAGAATATTGGCGCGTTACGTCATAATCAATCAACCGCACCGTTCCACTATGAATCTAGTGGAACCGTTGCTTCATTGAGTGATCGTGATGGTATTGGTGAAATCTTTAGTAGTAATAAACCGGTCCACGGTTATGCCGCATCGGCTTTGAAGAAAATTATTACTGACCGTTCGCTATTGGAAAGTGCCCATTTAGGAACCGTCTTCAGTAAAGGGCGCTTTGACTTATATCATTAATCATTAAATTAATTCCAGCAGAGTGGGACAAAAGGTGGTCTGCTTGCAAGCAACCTCTTGACGCACGTTTCGACAATATTGACAGAAAAATTGTGTTCGGTTTCTTGAGAAGAAGTCTTCCCTTAAGAGACTGAACACTTTTAGTTTTGTTCGAATTTCTGTGGACTAGTTAACAGTCGAAGTACCCGGCTTGTTGATGATTCGGGCAATTAAGTAACCAGCTGTTGGGACTAACGATACGTGACGGCGGCCCTTACAATTAAAGCACGATAAGGGGGGCGGTCAAAATGACGACTAAATCAATACGAACACCAATTCAACCGTGGTTTGCCCTAGTGGTAGCAGGTAGCTTACTAACGACCTTGTTTTCTAACGCACTTTGGTGGTTGGCCAGCAGTGCGTTTTGTTCGTTACTCGTTTTGAACTTACAATTTATTGTTTTTCCAACTACGGCAGATCGGTCTTGGTTAAACCGGTTAAGTTTAGGATTAGTACTAGCGTTAGTAGTGATAGCGAATATTAAATTTTTAATCATTAGTGGTCTGATATGGCGATAAAGCGCGCAGACATTAAAGGGCCTGACTTGAAGCACTTTGTTTCAAGTCAGGCCCTTTTACTTTATAATCAGTTGTTTCTTAATGCCACTTATCCTGTGGTACTGGTTAGAACTGATGTCAATGCTAACACGGCAAGTCAATCAGTGATGCATCTTAAATTCCAAGTAACGATCATTGTACAGGCCAACTTTAGCTGGTGATAAGTCTTGGTAGATTTGGAGATGCTTAATGGTATTGTTGTCTGGATAAAATTGGCGGTCATTTCGAATTGACTTAGGTAGCAGCGCCTTAGCTTTCCGATTAGGTGTTGCATAGCCAATGTACTCTGCATTTTGCGCGGCATTCTTAGGTTCACTCATAAAGTTCAAGAAGGCGTAAATTGCCTTGAAATGTTTGGCCGTTTTTGGAATGACTAAGTTGTCGAACCATAAGTTACTTCCTTCAGAGGGGACAACGTAATGCAAGTGCGAATTGCCAGCCAACATTTCACTGGCTTCACCAGACCAGTCGACCGCGATCGCTGCCTCATTTTGGATCATGTACATCTTGATTTCATCAGCAACAACGGCCTTAACGTTGGGCGATAGTCGGTTTAACTTGTTACGAGCAGCGAGCAAGGTAGCGGGGTTGGTTGTGTTCATAGACTGGTTCATTGATGCGAGCGCAAAACCCATCACGTCGCGGGCGCTATCAATTAGCATGATCTTGTTGTGGTACTTTTGTTGCCACAAGTTATTCCAATGCTGAATACGCCCCGGTTGAACGTACTTGTCGTTGTAAATGATCCCCAGGGTACCCCAGAAATAAGGAACTGAATAGCGATTATGCCGATCGAAGTCTAAATTCATGAAGCGTGAGTCATAGTTCTGCATCCCGGTCAGCTTACTTTTATCAAGTGGTAAGAGCAGGTGGGCTTTTTTCATTTTTTCAATCATGTAATCACTAGGAACCGTTAAGTCATAGCTCGTACCGCCCTGTTTGATCTTGGTATACATGGCTTCGTTGCTATCAAAGGTCTCCACGTTAACGTGGTAGCCCGTCTGCTTCTGAAACTTGGTCAGTAAACTTGGATCGATATAATCTCCCCAAGTATATAAATTCAAGACCTTTTTGCCAGTACTACCAGAGCTTGTCTGTAAGCGTTGGGCGCCGAATGCTAGTAAGCCACAAACTGCTAGCAGGCTAACGATGATGCTCAATAATTTTTTCATTTCCGCCGCCCCCTGACTGCTGGCCGCCGGTGCCGTCGGCTATATTGATTGATGAAGTAGTAGCCAATTACTAACACTAGGGCCATCAAGAACATTAGGCCTGATAGGGCGTTGATTTCCAAGTTGATACCTTGGCGAGCCCGCGAATAGATTTCAACGGATAAGGTACTAAAACCGTTCCCGGTAACGAAGAAGGTAACAGCAAAGTCATCCAGGGAGTAGGTCAGCGCCATAAAGAAGCCAGAAAAAATTCCGGGCATGATGTATGGCACAATGATCTGACTGAGTAGTTGCCAATTGTTAGCACCTAAATCAGCCGCTGCGTCTAGTAAACTACTACTCATTTCTTGAATCTTGGGTAAGACCATTAACACCACGATTGGAATTGAAAAGGCAATGTGACTCAGTAAGACCGAGCCAAAGCCTAGCGGAATTTTAAGCGCGGTGAAGAAAATCAAAAAACTGGCCCCAATAATAACGTCGGGGGAAACCATTAGGATGTTATTTAACGATAATAAAGTATTGCGAGTTATCGGTTTGGTCGTACTATT from Lactiplantibacillus paraplantarum includes the following:
- a CDS encoding NAD(P)/FAD-dependent oxidoreductase → MATTLVLGGGYAGMRAVKFLQKSLPTEDEIILVDQTPTHTEKTNLHEVAAGTIAPDRITYQIPDIIGKRVQFVQATVKNVDVEHKQVTFEDHPEMTYDYLVLALGFQSETFGVAGADENALPMDDLATSQAVYEHLEERFKAYRTTKDKNDLKIAVCGAGFTGIELLGELTQTLPKLQAKYQTPAAKLVCLERMPSILPMFTQELRDYALKFMEKNNVEMRLGAVIEAIKPGAVVYSDADKNEHEFTANTIIWTVGVSGSHVIADSGFDQRRNRVVVKPDLSLEDHPEVFIVGDVAAVMDPESNRPYPTTAQIALAAGEQAAKNIGALRHNQSTAPFHYESSGTVASLSDRDGIGEIFSSNKPVHGYAASALKKIITDRSLLESAHLGTVFSKGRFDLYH
- a CDS encoding ABC transporter permease; protein product: MTLRNFKWRNLYLWLVFIVLYAPIIFLVVYSFSQGTTMNNFHGFTWQHYQDLFADSRLIAIFLDTILIALLSSLLATIIGTLGALGINSTTKPITRNTLLSLNNILMVSPDVIIGASFLIFFTALKIPLGFGSVLLSHIAFSIPIVVLMVLPKIQEMSSSLLDAAADLGANNWQLLSQIIVPYIMPGIFSGFFMALTYSLDDFAVTFFVTGNGFSTLSVEIYSRARQGINLEINALSGLMFLMALVLVIGYYFINQYSRRHRRPAVRGRRK
- a CDS encoding ABC transporter substrate-binding protein, with the translated sequence MKKLLSIIVSLLAVCGLLAFGAQRLQTSSGSTGKKVLNLYTWGDYIDPSLLTKFQKQTGYHVNVETFDSNEAMYTKIKQGGTSYDLTVPSDYMIEKMKKAHLLLPLDKSKLTGMQNYDSRFMNLDFDRHNRYSVPYFWGTLGIIYNDKYVQPGRIQHWNNLWQQKYHNKIMLIDSARDVMGFALASMNQSMNTTNPATLLAARNKLNRLSPNVKAVVADEIKMYMIQNEAAIAVDWSGEASEMLAGNSHLHYVVPSEGSNLWFDNLVIPKTAKHFKAIYAFLNFMSEPKNAAQNAEYIGYATPNRKAKALLPKSIRNDRQFYPDNNTIKHLQIYQDLSPAKVGLYNDRYLEFKMHH